Proteins found in one Hyla sarda isolate aHylSar1 unplaced genomic scaffold, aHylSar1.hap1 scaffold_343, whole genome shotgun sequence genomic segment:
- the PREB gene encoding prolactin regulatory element-binding protein: protein MGRRRHPDLYCAPFPLYTVRFHRDTCTVVTGGGGGASKTGIKNALHFLRLERISERLSASLLHAQDTETRATMNLALSGDTLAIGQDASCHILRYQQHQKDGRQDETGGTDRGSRKRKPSKNNSEATVGGTKNETPEISLQPVTVVQTDFSPDNLQKALCFNVDSTKLLTGGADGCVRVWEFPAMKKLFDYKAHDGEIEDVTVSPDNKVVTVGQDFRCCVWEADQLLSELSWNENLPNIPDRMYRYRACRFGKVPDQKKSLRLYTVQIPHKRERRPPPCYITKWDGLSFLPLLTEPCGNEVISCLAVSDCGTFLGLGTVTGSVAIYISFSLQKLYYVQEAHGIVVTDLAFFPDTTQGRALRGDNEAAMLSVAVDSRCKLHMVANRRTYPVWLLLLLCVALVIIAIVLLQYTFPDFF, encoded by the exons ATGGGGAGACGCCGGCATCCCGACCTGTACTGTGCCCCCTTCCCCCTCTACACCGTGCGCTTCCACCGGGACACATGCACAGTAGTCACCGGCGGAGGGGGCGGAGCCTCGAAGACTGGGATCAAGAATGCGCTG CACTTCCTGCGTCTGGAGCGGATCTCAGAGCGGCTCAGCGCCTCTCTGCTCCATGCCCAGGACACAGAGACCCGCGCCACCATGAACCTGGCGCTGAGCGGGGACACGCTGGCCATTGGACAGGACGCCTCCTGCCACATACTCCGCtatcagcaacaccaaaaggacGGGCGCCAGGACGAGACGG GGGGCACTGATCGGGGATCGAGGAAAAGGAAACCTTCTAAAAATAACTCTGAGGCCACTGTGGGGGGCACCAAGAACGAGACCCCAGAGATCTCCCTGCAGCCGGTGACTGTGGTGCAGACCGACTTTAGCCCTGATAACCTCCAGAAAGCTTTGTGCTTCAATGTGGACTCTACCAAGCTTCTGACGGGGGGAGCCGACGGGTGTGTGCGTGTGTGGGAG TTTCCGGCAATGAAGAAACTTTTTGATTATAAAGCTCATGATGGAGAAATAGAAGACGTGACCGTCAGCCCTGATAACAAG GTGGTGACCGTCGGGCAGGACTTCCGCTGCTGTGTCTGGGAGGCCGATCAGCTCCTCTCCGAGCTCAGCTGGAACGAGAATCTTCCTAACATCCCGGACAGGATGTACAGATACCGTGCCTGCag GTTTGGGAAGGTGCCTGATCAGAAGAAAAGTCTCCGCCTCTACACGGTGCAGATCCCTCATAAGAGAGAACGCCGCCCTCCGCCATGTTACATTACCAAGTGGGATGGGCTTAGCTTCCTGCCGCTCCTCACCGAGCCGTGTGGTAATGAGGTCATCTCCTGCCTGGCGGTGAG TGATTGTGGGACGTTCCTTGGTCTGGGCACGGTCACCGGTTCTGTCGCCATCTACATTTCTTTCTCTCTTCAG AAGCTGTATTACGTGCAGGAAGCACACGGCATTGTTGTCACCGATTTGGCGTTCTTCCCGGACACAACACAAGGACGGGCTCTACGTGGTGACAATGAAGCGGCTATGCTGAGCGTGGCGGTGGACAGCCGCTGTAAACTTCACATGGTGGCCAACAGAC GAACCTACCCCGTGTGGCTGCTGCTCCTCCTGTGTGTGGCGCTGGTCATCATTGCTATTGTCCTGCTCCAGTACACATTTCCAGACTTCTTCTAG